ctctcccctcgcttgtctgtgtctggtgccccgcccccatccccctccctctaccGCCCCAAAACCCGTGTCCGTTGCTCACGACTGGACGACATTGAACCTCTACCCCCTGATTTGGGCATACCGGCGTGCATTTTCGTTGTTGGCCTGTTTCCTCTCGcctgccctccctccgtcGGCATCATTTCAGCTGCCGCGCATCCGGAGCTCTCTGCGTCCCTGCCTCTCCTCTGAAGCTTTGGTTTTCtgtcgtctccctctctctctctttctttccctctctcttccctcctccctcttcctccagtgatcctctctcacacgacctgccgtgctgcaccagcttGCGGACGTTGTCTTCTGTTTTGGTTTCTTCCCGTCGCCCTTCTGCAGCTCGATTGtttctgcgtgcgtgcatgagCAGTGCGCAACACGCTTGGCTTCAGAGCACATCCACGTGATTCAACGCCTGCCTCCCTCTGCCCTtttcccaccaccactacacCACACCCGCCAGAGCCCGACACGgtgacgcgccgccgccaccgccgcccatcCCTactacccccccccctcccctcccctttaTTCACGCATCTCCAGAGATGTCCACTATCAGCGGGCTTAATGGCAAACCCGCCCATGAGCccgtcacctccgccgcccaAATCAACACCGACCTGGGCGCGTTCCATGAGAAGTATTCGTGCGGCAACGTGTCCCAGACAGCGCTCGGCCGCCAGGATCCCCTGGCTCTCAACACGAACGGCAAATCGCTCCGTAAAAACTCGCTGAGGCTGAAGCGGAAGCGGCTGTGTGAGCTCCAAGAGTGGGAATACCAGGCCGCAAccgcaccgcggcgctgcgcgaacCCGGGCCCGGTCGGCCTGCTCGGCTTTGGCCTCTCGACGATCCTGCTGAACCTGCACAACACCGGGAACTTTCCGCTGTCGACGGTGATCGTCGCCATGGGCATCTGCCTCGGCGGAGGTGCGCAGTTTATCGCGGGTATGCTCGAGTGGGTGCGCGGTAACACCTTCGCGTACGTCGCCTTCACCTCGTACGGTACCTTCTGGCTGTCCCTCGTGTGCGTCTGGATGCTGCCAAACACagccgccggcacctccaACCTCGTGGCTCCAGCGAGCGAGTACTTTGTAGGCGTGTACCTCTTCTTGTGGGGCATCTTCTCCTTCGTCATGCTTTTGTGCACTATCCGCATGAACCTCGCCATCTTTCTCGTGTTCCTTACCGTGACGCTGCTCTTCCTGATgctcggctgcagcagcatggCGAACAGCGCGATAGGGCTGCGTGCGGCTGGCTACGAGGGCATCATCTGCGGCTCCCTCGCCCTCTACCTCGCCTTTGCCGAGATTCTGAACGAGATGTGGGACCGCACAGTCCTGCCGGTGATCCCGATGACGCAGGCGCTCGGCTGGTTCGGCGCCAGCCCTGAGAAGGCAAGCGACAGTGCCGAGCTGGCGTACCACGATCAGCCCCCCAAGGTCAACTGAAGCGGTGAAGACAGTGTGCGCTTTAGGAAGATTAAGGCCCCAGAtgcggaggagggaagggagagagagttTTTCTGGATGTTGCCCCAGACCCAGGCACAGATACGCAGGTGCACTCACGCATGTACACATCTAGCCCTCCTCCCGTCTTCAGCTCGCTTGCTTTCTGCTGTACCCCTCCTCTTCGGTTTCGGACCCTTCTCGCTCAGCCCGCCTCCCTTCCGCCATCTCTGTCGTCCGTGCCAACGAAGCCCACTTGCTGGCTCTTCGACATCGTGAGGCGTGTCCGTGCTACAGGGCACTGGTTAACCGAACCATCTCTTCACGCCACGCCACGTTCTCTGTGTGAGCTCGTGCACCTTcctctgtcgctctctctctctctctctcgcacgcacacagatcTACCCTGTCACCCGTTGAGATGTAACAGTAGATGTGCGCATCTATCTATTGGGGcctgtgcatgtgtgcgtgcgtggacGTGCACTCACGTTTTCTTCGTTTGGTTTTACTTTTATGGCTGCTGCCGTTTTCCTTACGCTCTTGTGCTCATTGTTGTCCTCGCGCGTGTGGCTGGAGGCGTCCTGGTGCGtctggtggtgctgcgtggCATGGCTCGTTCACGTAACCGTCAgtggcacgcacgcccacgcacaggcacaggcTCACCTGGTACTGAATTCGGGCGCTGACGCGGGGCACGGTAAAGATCCGCCTTCTTCTCTTGAGAccacgcctccctccctccctccctccctccctccctctctcttgctcctTGCGTGTAATACCGGCATTGGTGTTCCTTCGCGGCTTGTCGTTCTCTCATGTTGCGGTGCTACGCCCGTTTCCTCTGGTTTGTTTTTAGGGGGAAGGGGTTCTGCATGCGTGCcatctgctgctgtcgtgAGAACCAtccacctccgcctgccctgcaccaccgccacggacCCACCTCCGCGCATCCACGAGACATCGTGCGCGTCTTTTCTTTCACTTGCCTCCATAAGagggcggcgtggcagcgctCTGAGAGCGGAGCGAAGAAGTGGCCGGTCGTCTCGCCCACGTGGTGGGCAAGTGAGGCACCGAGGTGTAGCGGTGGGTGCGGGCGATATAGCACGCGCATGCCCGAGAGACCCCTGAGccgaagaagaggaggaggtggtggggagaTGGGGGATCGCCGCGCGCCGTACAGCGTGCCGTCCCTCTGCCCCGCTCcatcttttttgttgttgttgagGTCTCTGCTTTCTTGTGGGTTGTCATTGCCGATGGCTGTTCTGTTTTCTTGCGTGTGCTCACGCGCGCTCTCGGGCTCCtgcgagaggggagagacggaGCGAGCGGTGCCGTGCACAGGGAGAATATCGAGAtaaaaaaacagaaaacatAGGCAGTGGAGATGGTAGTGGCGGTTGGGGAGCAAACAAGGCGACAGGTACGACACAGCGCTGCCTCTCGTTCTCtactctcccccccccgtacgcgcacgcacgtcgaCGCCGAGCTACGAGCAACACCCTCATGCTTTCGCACTTCCTCGTTGCCTCATCACCAGTATGTTTCCTAGTTTTCGTTCGTGTGCACGTACTTGCGcgtctatatatatatatatatatatatgtatataaTCTTTTTGTTGTGGTTCTGTCTGGATCCCTCGCAAgcgtctttctcttcctttcttcaccccctcctcccccccccacacacacacaacaccccctcctccttcgacgTTGTTGCCCTTGCGAATGCGTATAAGGTATAGGTAtaatgtatatatatatatatatgtgtgtgtgttgtgtgcagGGGGGTGGCGGGGGCGGGCTCTTCCCTTGGCCATAAACCCCACCAGCCCCTCCTCtaccccttcccttctcttccctcccttcccaaGCGAAAATGAATAAAACGTACATCCTCACGGCATGTGTGCAGAGGAGGACGGTGTGTAAGACCtatcacacgcacacgtacgtgtgcatgtgtgtgtgtgtgtatgcttaTCGTGACGtgtctcccctctcttccccttaGCCCttgcctcgtcgccgtcgttgtcgtcggtGCGTGTCTTGTAaacgtatatatatatatatatatatatagtgtACACATGTGTGTAGGCATGTGTTTGCTTCCCAATGCTTCAGCCTGCTTCCCCTGTTCGCTTTACGtttactttttttttcgtgcgcgcacgtgtgtctgtgtgcctgcgtgtgtgcctgtgtgtcgTGTTGTTGCTTGTCGCTTATAACGAGCGTCCTGCTGGTCGAGGAGCGCgagagtgagagggagaCGCACGGTGCTGTGTGGTGCGTATGTGCCGTGGTGTGCGGCAGCTCCCTGCCCTTATCTGTGCCTCTCTATCCGTCAGTCagcctccgccctctccgtGCATCACCGATGCCGCCTCATCCGGCCCCACCCGCCCCATAAAACGGATGGGGGTGTATGGGTAAATcaaggggaaggagggagcaGACACCGCGAAAATGGAGAGCGCGTGCAGCAAGGGGCGCCACGGAATGGTGCGCATCTGCAGGCGCACCTATCTGCGCACGCGGACGTGCAGTCGAGCGTCTCGTGTGCGTATGTTGTTCTGCGTGCGGGTTCACGCTGCAAGCCTCGTTCTGCCTTGCCCTCTCCTTTTACTTATGAGCCTCGAACAAGGGCAAGTAGCGCATGTGAGTGGGGCTGCACCTCTGCCACACCCAGACACATGAGCAAGCAGCCCGTGACAACGACAATGACGACACCATTCCTCGTTGCGTGTGtatgatgtgtgtgtgtgtgtgtgcacatcATACATgaccaaaacaaaaaatgaAGCGCGCGAAACTCGtttcttctcctttcctcctctgtgtgtgtttgccgTCAAGACGAAACCGGTCATGGCATCGAGCAGCCGACGCGAGGCACATTCCACCCTACCCGGCCCCACCGACAGGCAGACACGCCTACATCtctgcacagcagcgagcaaggaaggggggaggaggggttcTCCATTTCGTTCCTTCTTGctcgcgcgcagccgccacgctgcGTTGCAGTTCACCTCGCGTCTCGGTGCGTGGACCTTatggtgcgtgcgcgtgcatgtgtaATGGGGTGCTCGGCATGCACGCAGCGAACATAGACGAGAATGTCTTTACATGTATAGATGCCTATACGTGTGGTTGTGTTCTCGGCCTGCCCATCCTTCTCACGAGCGCCTCAAACCTCCTTCCTCACCAACCCCCGCCCCTTCTCCACACCCAtacgcctccctctcctgctgGCTTGACATAAGTgatacgcgcacacacgtgcccACAAGCTTGTGTATTTCAcccccgctccctcccccatcccccctcGCTGTCGAACACGTCGTCAAGTCACCgagtcctcctcctcatcatcatcatcctcctcccccccttccctcacgAAGAGCGCCCACAAACAACACAAGGACGCAACGCACTTCGCTGTTTGAGGAAAACGGGCCTGACATTGGTGGATCATCGACGCCTGTGACACCCACACCCGTTGTCGCCGAGCTCCCGCCGTcacgctgccgcgtcgctaactctctctctctctctccctcgcttcAGGAACGAATAACACGGCCACGCGCTCGCACGGCGCTCGCATAGCCATCTCCGCCGCGCCCGCCTGTACTCCCTCTCTGGCGAATGCCACTCGACAGTAAagagccgcaccgccgcgcagccgtggatgctgcgcagcagccgtcggcGTCTGTGAAACCCAAGACGCCATCAAACACAGTGCTGGCGTTCGCGttgcgggaggaggagaaccaCATCGACGATGCTGCGCTCGTCGCCGCGATGGATGACGAAAACGCCgacccgctgctgcacccggCCCAGACCCGCGCGCTCCTCCACAtcgagcagcgcgaggagaaCCGCTTGCGCGGTGATCCGTGGCGCTTCGCGGTGGCGCCCATCTTCTGCCTGCTCTCCATCTCCAACGCCATGCAGTGGATCGCCTTCTCGCCGATTGTGGATGAGGTGCGCACGTACTTCCACATGAACGCAACCCAAGTGAACTTCCTGGCCACCACCTACGTGATCGCCTacgtcgtcatcgtcttTCTCAGCTGCAAGCTGTACGAGGTGACCGGCATCAAAATTGGCGTCTTGattgccgccgcggcgaacgcgctcggtgcgctgctgaagaTCATCGCCCTCTACGCGTGGCCCAACGCGGCCCTGCTGTACCTCGCGCAGGTCTCCAACAGCTTCACGGAGGTGCTCACAATCGCGACGCCTCCGCTCATCTCGAACCGCTGGTTcccggagaaggagcgcatGGTGGCGAACACCGTCATGTCCTCAGCGCTCAACTTCGGGTGCGGCattggcgtcctcgtcccGACCTTCTTTGTGGGTCCGGATAAGCAGTCGAAGAAGCACTTCGGCAACTTCTTCTGGTTTCACTTCGTCTacgcggcgctggtgctcgctctcgtcgtctttctctttccaCGGAGGCCGCGCTACGCCGCCAGCCACgtcgcggcgcggcagcagaaccgcgaggagcgccgcctgcgcgcgctcgatcacgtgctgcaccgccggcacagcgacgaggatgaagaggagTCCGACAACCGACCGCATCCGCATGCTGTGCAGAAGAGGGGCGTCGCCAAGAGCAAGAACGAGCCTCTCGTGGCCGGCTTGACGGATGCCTGCAAGGAGGGCAGCTGCGActtggcggcggtggcggcgggcaaccagtgcgccagcagcagcggtgccgcggtggAGCACGGCATCGACGAGATCCAGGACGCAGAGtcggagagcgagagggaagAGCCGGAGGTGCAGCCGGTGAACGTCTTCTCCGTGTTGATGGACTGCTTTCGCGAGTTCCGCAGCAACTGGTCCTTCATTCTCCTTGCCATCAGCTCTGCCGCGGAGCTGGGTCTCATCTGGGGtgtggcgacggtgctgccgcagatGCTGGCCCCGTACGGCATCAGCGAGGCCATGGCCGGCTGGATCGGCTTCCTCAACCTCGTGCTTGGCACCGTCGTCTGCCCCTTCTTTATGCCACTCGTGGACCGCTATGGCCGCCGCTACAAGCTGCTTCTGTGCGCCCTCTCCGTGATGGTGGTGCTTGTCATGGTGCTgctcacgctgctgctgcacctcggcCCCGCCGTGCACGAAGACAGCAAGTACTACGTCACGGCTGTGTTTGTGCTCTGGGGCGGTGTCGCGGGTATCTGCCAGAACTTCATGATGCCGCTCATGTTCGAGTACGTTGTGGAGCTGACCTTCCCCATGGCGGAGAGCACGTCCGCACCGGTTCTGACGTGGACCGCTTGCCTGACGAACTTTCTGCTCACTCTCATCTTTGGGGAAGTGCTGACCGACACGCCCACGGAAAacaaggcgctgcgcaccttcatcggcgccaccgtcgtcTCCTTTATCGGCTGCGTGACCCTCTTCCTCACAAAACCGTTGACGAAGCGCACGGACTACGAGAAGCACCAGGCCGAGGCCCTCGAGCAGCGCAAGATGCGCCTGcagtcggcggcggcggtagcggtggGCATGGACGGCGCTTGTCTCCATcacggcgtcgacggcgcagccgtgggcgcgtcagcggtgccgccgccgccgccggtgacgCACCGAAACTCCGCCCACAGCCACCACGACGGTGACGCCACAGAAGTCAAGAAGGCCTGAGCAGCAAGAGCTGCAGAGGGCGCATCCGCACATGGCACTCAccgcccacgcgcgcgcttgtCTCCGACTCGCCCTctcacctctctcttcgccAGACGCGCACGGCTCCTGCCATCTTCGCCGTCACGCTGCACCTCTTGGGAGGGGTAACCAACTCGGGAGATGCAGCTCTCTGGGGAAGTGGCACTCTAAATTTctaagcacacacacacacacacacacagagagagagagatgatgatgatgatgatgagtgtgtgtgtgtgtgtgtgtgtgttggacAAGGTGCGAGCGgcggaagggggggggggcggtgagggggtggaagcgaaggagggggaggaggggaggggcacgcaCTGCACACCCATgcggaggcgatgcagcggcgtctaACGATCCGACGATTCGCTGGCtctctgccgctggtgcttTTCAGCGTGCACCCCACCGTCACCCACCACCGAACCGTCAACGGCCCAACCGCGCCGTGGCCCTTCTGTTGCCTGCATGGGAATTTAGGCGGAGCAGAGAGCAGGCGGGCGGGCGACAACGAGCGATGTGCATGCAAGCGCGTGGGCGAGAGGCGTTCCTCCGCGtccgccacccaccccaccccggcacacgcaggcacccCGTCCGCTTCCTCGCCCCCTCACGGTCTTCGACTCGGCGCggccctcgctctccccctcttctgGTCTCTTCATTTTGAATTCCTTTCCCgctcccacccccttcctttCCTATCTCCAGTGTGATGTTTGTTGCTCGCATGGGGTGGTGTGTGCATGCCATGGCATGCCCGCCTTGTGAGACACCGCCGAAGTTGCGCCATCGGCGGAgttgtgtgtgggtgtggatGTGGGTGTTCAAGCGTCGGCCATctggcaccaccgccatccTCCCTTCCGCCTCACATCCTCCGGCCGGCGTCTTTTCACCCTTCTCGTCTCGTCCCGTTGGATTACATGatatgtatacatatgtgtatatatatatatatgtgtgtgtgtgtgtgtgtctgcatgTGTTCTGTGTagcgtctcctccgcctcgttgtttttttttgttttacTGTGGACGTACTcggagacgcacgcgcgcgcaggtcgcctctctctctctctctctcgctctcgctctctcgctcctt
Above is a genomic segment from Leishmania major strain Friedlin complete genome, chromosome 3 containing:
- a CDS encoding conserved hypothetical protein (previous protein_id=AAM69006.1); its protein translation is MSTISGLNGKPAHEPVTSAAQINTDLGAFHEKYSCGNVSQTALGRQDPLALNTNGKSLRKNSLRLKRKRLCELQEWEYQAATAPRRCANPGPVGLLGFGLSTILLNLHNTGNFPLSTVIVAMGICLGGGAQFIAGMLEWVRGNTFAYVAFTSYGTFWLSLVCVWMLPNTAAGTSNLVAPASEYFVGVYLFLWGIFSFVMLLCTIRMNLAIFLVFLTVTLLFLMLGCSSMANSAIGLRAAGYEGIICGSLALYLAFAEILNEMWDRTVLPVIPMTQALGWFGASPEKASDSAELAYHDQPPKVN
- a CDS encoding putative MFS transporter (previous protein_id=AAM69007.1), with product MPLDSKEPHRRAAVDAAQQPSASVKPKTPSNTVLAFALREEENHIDDAALVAAMDDENADPLLHPAQTRALLHIEQREENRLRGDPWRFAVAPIFCLLSISNAMQWIAFSPIVDEVRTYFHMNATQVNFLATTYVIAYVVIVFLSCKLYEVTGIKIGVLIAAAANALGALLKIIALYAWPNAALLYLAQVSNSFTEVLTIATPPLISNRWFPEKERMVANTVMSSALNFGCGIGVLVPTFFVGPDKQSKKHFGNFFWFHFVYAALVLALVVFLFPRRPRYAASHVAARQQNREERRLRALDHVLHRRHSDEDEEESDNRPHPHAVQKRGVAKSKNEPLVAGLTDACKEGSCDLAAVAAGNQCASSSGAAVEHGIDEIQDAESESEREEPEVQPVNVFSVLMDCFREFRSNWSFILLAISSAAELGLIWGVATVLPQMLAPYGISEAMAGWIGFLNLVLGTVVCPFFMPLVDRYGRRYKLLLCALSVMVVLVMVLLTLLLHLGPAVHEDSKYYVTAVFVLWGGVAGICQNFMMPLMFEYVVELTFPMAESTSAPVLTWTACLTNFLLTLIFGEVLTDTPTENKALRTFIGATVVSFIGCVTLFLTKPLTKRTDYEKHQAEALEQRKMRLQSAAAVAVGMDGACLHHGVDGAAVGASAVPPPPPVTHRNSAHSHHDGDATEVKKA